One window of the Geoalkalibacter ferrihydriticus DSM 17813 genome contains the following:
- a CDS encoding iron-containing alcohol dehydrogenase: MALGEQTFGFFIPTVSLMGVGSSKEAGAQVKALGAKKALIVTDKGLSGAGMADQIKKQVEKSGVQVVIFDGAEPNPTDKNVAAGVKVYQDNKCDAIISLGGGSSHDCAKGVGLVIGNGGNIRDFEGVNKSTKPMPPFVAINTTAGTASEMTRFCIITNTDTKVKMAIVDWRCTPNIAINDPVLMVGKPAGLTAATGMDALTHAVEAYVSTIATPITDACAIKAMELISDWLRPAVANGQNLEARDKMAYAEYLAGMAFNNASLGYVHAMAHQLGGFYNLPHGVCNAILLPAVCEFNMISNPGRFADIAVALGEDITGLSPVEAADVGIAAIRRLSLDIGIPAGLSDLGVQETDLRIMAENAMKDACMLTNPRTATLDCVIGIFKAAM; encoded by the coding sequence ATGGCATTAGGCGAACAAACTTTCGGTTTTTTCATCCCTACCGTATCTCTCATGGGTGTCGGCTCGTCCAAGGAAGCCGGGGCACAAGTCAAAGCGCTGGGCGCCAAGAAGGCCCTCATCGTCACCGACAAAGGACTCAGCGGCGCCGGCATGGCGGACCAGATCAAGAAGCAGGTGGAAAAGTCCGGCGTACAGGTTGTTATTTTCGACGGCGCCGAGCCCAATCCCACCGATAAAAACGTGGCAGCCGGCGTCAAGGTCTATCAGGACAACAAATGCGACGCCATCATCTCCCTGGGCGGCGGCAGCTCTCACGACTGCGCCAAAGGGGTGGGCCTGGTGATCGGCAACGGCGGCAACATCCGCGACTTCGAAGGGGTCAACAAGAGTACCAAGCCCATGCCGCCCTTCGTCGCCATCAACACCACCGCCGGAACCGCCTCCGAAATGACCCGCTTCTGCATCATCACCAACACCGACACCAAAGTGAAAATGGCCATCGTCGACTGGCGCTGCACCCCCAACATCGCCATCAATGATCCGGTACTGATGGTCGGCAAGCCCGCAGGGTTGACCGCCGCCACCGGCATGGACGCCCTCACCCACGCGGTGGAAGCTTATGTCTCCACCATCGCCACCCCCATCACCGACGCCTGCGCCATCAAGGCCATGGAACTCATCAGCGACTGGCTGCGCCCCGCCGTGGCCAACGGGCAAAACCTCGAAGCCCGCGACAAGATGGCCTACGCCGAATACCTTGCGGGCATGGCGTTCAACAACGCCAGCCTCGGTTATGTGCACGCCATGGCCCACCAGCTCGGCGGCTTCTACAACCTGCCCCACGGTGTGTGCAACGCCATCCTGCTGCCGGCGGTGTGCGAATTCAACATGATCTCCAACCCGGGCCGCTTTGCCGACATCGCCGTGGCCCTGGGCGAAGACATCACCGGTCTCTCACCGGTGGAAGCCGCGGATGTGGGCATCGCCGCCATCCGCCGCTTGTCCCTGGACATCGGCATCCCCGCCGGGCTGAGCGACCTCGGCGTGCAGGAAACTGACCTGCGCATCATGGCGGAAAACGCCATGAAGGATGCCTGCATGCTGACCAATCCGCGCACCGCGACCCTGGATTGCGTGATCGGCATTTTCAAGGCGGCCATGTAA
- a CDS encoding iron-containing alcohol dehydrogenase, translating into MNISKFVTPEIIFGCGSLSQVGESARRLGASKVFVVSDEGVIRAGWVEKALHYLHAVGLKTAVFSSLTTNPKDIEVTEGAARYLASGCDAIIAVGGGSPTDVAKAVAILVTNGGKTCDYEGINRINRPLPPMVSVPSTAGAGSEVSQFAIIMDTERRLKMSIISKSLVPDIAIVDPELLRTKDAQLAAATGLDALTHGIESYVSLASTHLTEIHALKAVELISRYLRRAVVDRNDMEANTHMAMASLSAGIAFSNAILGATHAMAHQVDGQLDQHHGESNAALLPHVMEFNLPSCPQRYQKLAAALGMDVRGYDSLQAGAQAITAVRELLVDIGLNQGLAALGLNEAVIPALSSNALRDACLVTNPRNASRAEIEEIFRRAL; encoded by the coding sequence GTGAATATCAGCAAGTTTGTCACGCCGGAAATTATTTTCGGCTGCGGATCTCTCAGCCAGGTCGGAGAAAGTGCCCGGCGTCTGGGGGCTTCCAAGGTGTTCGTGGTCAGCGACGAGGGCGTGATCCGTGCCGGTTGGGTGGAAAAGGCCCTGCATTACCTGCACGCTGTGGGGCTCAAAACCGCGGTATTTTCGTCTTTGACCACCAATCCCAAGGATATCGAGGTTACCGAGGGTGCGGCACGTTATCTGGCCTCGGGCTGCGACGCCATCATCGCCGTGGGTGGGGGTAGTCCCACCGATGTCGCCAAGGCCGTGGCGATCCTCGTCACCAACGGCGGGAAAACCTGCGACTACGAGGGTATCAACCGCATCAATCGCCCCCTGCCGCCCATGGTCAGTGTGCCCAGTACCGCCGGTGCCGGTTCGGAAGTCAGCCAGTTCGCCATCATCATGGATACCGAGCGGCGGCTGAAGATGTCCATCATTTCCAAGTCCCTGGTGCCCGATATCGCCATCGTCGATCCCGAGCTGCTGCGCACCAAGGATGCACAACTGGCCGCCGCCACCGGGCTGGATGCCCTGACCCACGGCATCGAGTCCTATGTCTCCCTGGCCAGCACCCATCTGACGGAAATCCACGCATTGAAGGCCGTCGAGCTGATTTCGCGCTATCTGCGTCGGGCGGTGGTCGACCGCAACGATATGGAAGCCAATACCCACATGGCCATGGCCAGCCTCTCGGCGGGCATCGCTTTTTCCAACGCCATCCTCGGCGCGACTCACGCCATGGCCCACCAGGTCGACGGGCAGCTTGATCAGCATCACGGCGAGAGCAATGCCGCGCTGCTGCCCCATGTCATGGAATTCAATCTGCCGTCCTGCCCGCAACGCTATCAAAAACTGGCGGCCGCGCTGGGCATGGATGTGCGCGGCTATGATTCCTTGCAGGCCGGCGCCCAGGCCATCACGGCGGTGCGCGAACTGCTGGTGGATATCGGCCTGAATCAGGGTCTGGCCGCGTTGGGATTGAACGAGGCGGTCATCCCGGCGCTGAGCAGCAACGCCCTGCGCGATGCCTGCCTGGTGACCAATCCCCGCAATGCCTCCCGCGCGGAGATCGAAGAAATTTTCCGGCGCGCGCTCTAA
- a CDS encoding aldehyde ferredoxin oxidoreductase N-terminal domain-containing protein, with product MDKIFRVNMTNLTTSVEDCPADWAGLGGRGLTSAVVAKEVPPTCHPLGPNNKLVFASG from the coding sequence ATGGACAAGATTTTCCGCGTCAACATGACCAATCTGACCACCTCCGTCGAAGACTGCCCCGCTGATTGGGCCGGACTTGGCGGCCGCGGTCTGACCTCGGCGGTGGTGGCCAAGGAAGTGCCCCCCACCTGCCATCCCCTGGGCCCCAACAACAAGCTGGTGTTTGCCTCGGGC